A stretch of DNA from Scatophagus argus isolate fScaArg1 chromosome 23, fScaArg1.pri, whole genome shotgun sequence:
TGTTTAAGTATGCTAATATGGTACAGTAACAACACTACGTCTTGAGTGAACAAATTATTGAGAAATTTACCACCATTGCAATCCGACAGTGATAtatgcaaatgcaaaaacatcttcaaattaACATTAAGGATCACACATGCGAATTCACCTGACTATGATGACTAAAAGGAAACCCTGACAGGTTGACCATCTCATATCTACTGGGATTTTTCCATTGTTGTAGTTATTTTGGCAGCTGATCTGACCCTGTTACTCACAGATGTCCCCGCTCTGGCATCCCTGTCTCCTGACCTCTACGAAGTGAGGATATCCTGCACCAAACGCGGCTGTGTACCACATAAAATCTATCTAAAACTAGAGTAACTTATATCAAAGGAAACCTTAGACGAAGGTCCTGGCCTTCCTATTTTACAGTATGAGCTTTGAACATCAGTTAAGTGACACcaacactgaaaatgtcaaattatgaaataaaaggGAAGTTAAACTGACAGTGCTGGGCCATAATCAGTttgtattttacacatttaatacTTAAGAGACAATTACTTTAATGAATTACCTAGGATCAATTTTCAgactcataaaaaaaaaatctgatagtGACATACTATTTGTGACATACTATAAAGACCGcttaagttattttttaaaatgatgaccAAGAGGTACAGCACCATGCATTTCAcacttaaacatttttttaacacatgCTAAACATCCTATGCTAATTAAATGTTATCAGTGGGTGCATCTGAACTTCAGTCTTTCATACCATCACTTCAcaacacatataaacacaagaaCACGTGCAGACAACACCCAGTTGTACAAAATCAGACTTAGATACCAGTTAGCCTTCAATCTACATATAGTAATTACAGGCCTCTTTCCTTTTGGCCAATCAGCTCTCTGATAATTATCGCCATCACAAAGTTAGCTTCCTGACGGATAAAACCTCTAACCTCTCAGTGAACCCAGAGCCACCAAGCCTTTGAAGATTGGAATTTGATTAGGTTGAGAAGTATTGTGTAACTGTGGCACCAGACTACTGTACTCATCCAACGAAACATGCTAATCAAGGCTGACTGGCAGTTTCAAAACACCTGCAATGAAATATGCAATTCTGTCACTTCCGTTATGGATactgataagaaaaaaacacaatgtatCCATTGTTACGTTCATTTTTGTGCCAACAGTTCACTATGAGTATGACTGGTACTCTAGAGAAGGGGGCCCACCACCAGGCCTTGGACCTGTCCGAGGAACTGCCGcctcatcaccaccatcatcaccaaaTCAACCAACACCAGCACCTTCAGCACTCCAACTCCCTGGCCTCCACAACCGCCATGGGTGGAGGCAGAGAAACACCTTCACGTGTGGTTGTACCTCCTCCTTATTCTGCAGCCGAGAGCGGTGGAGGGGGCAGTGAGGGTCCTCTGGAGCTGCGAGGGACCCTGGACTGCTGGGCCTGCTCGGTGCTGGTGACAGCTCAGAACCTGATTATTGCCACAATCAACGCCTGCCTCGCTGGACTGGTGTTCGGGACCATCCTGACACCGGCCACTGTCATGGTGGTGTTTGGCTTCCTCTGCCACTCTACAGTAAGACAGTGGGAGATAGGCATAAGGGTGGATGAGTTAGTGTGAGAACTGTATGCATgttgattgattttgattttctttttcaatgtGGCCAGTGAGCAGTAACACCATAGCTGTTTAAGGGTTTACTCATTAGCATTTTGCAGGACTTGTTTGAacaatttctattttttgttcAACTGGAACTGGACACATAATTCACCTAATGAATTGTTCCAAGCCTCTATTTGATTACCAGTGAAAGCAATATACCTCAACAGACATTTAAACCAGTGCAGTTTGTGAGAGTGATCATATGTTTGTAGGCTgggaggaaaaaatgtgtacacatacaTTTGCAACAACTAAACAAAAGATGAGCGGAAGAGGGGTTGctgtggggtggggtgggtcCATCTTTTTATGAAACATCTAAAAGTTCTAATCTCATAACTTTGATCCAAAAGTTTGAAAGAGTTGTGCCTAGGGGCTTAGGGTGGGGTTGGGTTCTATCAATGATGAGAGGTTTTATAATCAGATAAGTCCGAGGTTCTGTCAGATGTTGAGGAGATGGGTGAattggagggggtgggggggttcaGGAGCATAGAGAGCCAGACGTCAAAGCATAGAAGTTTAACACTGGTTGATAACTAGCTGAGGATTAAAGGACAGGGCTTGgtaacaaagaaaatatgaaaacacacaagatgtgaggagaaaagcagaaaacacagaagactCAAACTCAAAACAACCTATGTGATCCATTTGTCAGCTGGTATAATCCTCTGCAGCCCCAAAATGTCATTACGGTTCAGAGACTTTTAATGCATACCGATGACATTTCTGTGGGCCGACGACCTCGTTAATGACTGGAGAAACCACGATTCCCTCTGTTCTAACACTCTCTCACAATTACACATCATGTGACAGCAGCTTAGAGAAGGATTATCCATAACctgagaggatggagagagggggagaaattaaaagaaaaaaatggttaggagaaaagtagaaaaagacAAGTCGGTTCAGTATTTAAAGTTCTTCAAATAGCGCATGTAATGTTGGAGTACTATTTCAAAGGTATCTGAAGGAATTCTTTTTGCAATAGTTGTCCAGAAACACACCCAACACAATGTTTCACATCAGCAAAGGACTTTCTCCATGAAAGCTACCTCAGATCTGGAGCCATACATCAGGCCTCaccatgtaaaaacaaacatgggcATACTTGTGTGAGTCTTATCTCTTACAACTCCAACCCTCAAAGCTCCCCTGCACCCTCCTTGTAccctttactttttaaaaaccaTGTGCTGCAGTTTAAACTCTCTCACAACTCTCTAACTGTGGTATCTATCAGAATAACTACCAAAATGTGTCTACTTTGTTTACTAGTACAAATTTCAGATTTTaagtaaatacagaaaagtaTTTTGCTATACAACTACCAAActaatgcacatttttttctaaaatgttgaattatgtTCACGTCTTTAACTGTCAGTGATCAGTGATGAAGACAcaaatgtttgacttttcaGCTAAACTATTACCTTGGCTTGCTATAATGAACACCCTGAGCTCCCTCCgtcctgatttgtttttaacgCTGCACTTTCCTCATGCACTCAAGTGTTCACTGCATCGTTCATGGGATGATAAGGATGATTCAGACCTGCTGTCTCTCCATTCCCCTCCCACACTCAAACCCCAACCCCTTTTACCTCCTCTCCCACTCCCCCAGTGTTACTGCTCAAAGTGCTTTGGCATGCAGCATATACTCAACATCTTTTAATCAAAGATGGTTATGGTGGTTCCCAGTACTTTCTGCTAAGTCACTAAAAGTGcgatttattttgctttttgaaatGGCATTTAGTGATGTACTGGTTCAATTCATgcatgcgtgagtgtgtgcaagAGAGCGCGTTATATCGCCGAGTAGCAACTGATGTCTGTCCTcacctcatacacacataccacacagaGCATGTCATCTGCTGTCCTTATCCGTTCTTCCCTGCATTCCAACAAGTATTTAAATCACTGGTGTTCTACACAGACAAGGACAgctcaaaacactgaataaagcTGTTCCCAGTGTTAGCAAACGTGTACCAATACACCCCTGGTTTCAATTTTAAAATCTCTGCATGatacagaaaatgtgaatatatatatatatatataatgcaaATTTTGAGAGATTTCATACAGCACAACTGAACAGGGCATGATGTCACTGTGAAATCAACATCTACTGTATACTACTTGAGTAAGACAGCAGAGTCCCTAAAAGCTACAGACTAAGCTCTGCAACAGGAAAGTGAAGCAGATTTTCAAATTTTTTCTAAGCAACACAACATCAGCTAACACTGAGTTCACAAAAAGCAGGATTATGACTGGACAGACACCAGTTTGACGCACATACCAACAGAAAAAGTCTGATTGGGGAAAGGGGAAAATGTAGTAATTTTCCTCCTCCATTACAACAACGGAGGTGGCCGTGAACAAGGCTCAGAGTGAAGGGCTTAACTGGGCGTCCAGGTTGGAATGTCACCTTTCGGAAAATGTGTTCTTCACTGAAGCAACCCTGGTGAagtaaaggtttaaaaaaaaaatgttgacgTGAATGACAAACTCACCTCAATGACATCCTACTCCCATGCCATTTCAACTGCTGTCTTTCTCCTGTTATCTCACCAGGTCCGCCCTCATGGGACAACCCCCTACTGCTCAGACCTGCTGACTGACGGAGGCTGCGTGGCTCTGTTGGTAGTGGGCTTCCTCTTGGTCACCCCTCTCCTAGTCCTGGCGCTGGCTGCATACTGCCGTCTGGCTCGTCACCTCCAGCTGGGTCTGTGCTTCATCCCATACAGCAGGGCCGTGTACAAAAACCTGCCAGCCACCCAGCATCGCGGCCTGGGCACTGGCTGCTGCGGTGGCCGAGATGGAACCAATGGTAGCGGGAAGGGAAAGGTCTGGGTATGAGCTAAAGATCAGAGGAAAGGACAAAGATGGAGAGCAGGTTGAAGAAGACAATTAAATAAAGTGTATGAAGGGAACTGAACAAGAAGAGGAGTGTGAGTGTATACCAGAGAAGGGAGAAGCTGTTTAGGGCAATTTCAGTAACAAGCAGATGAACATCAAGGAAGACAAGTTACATTACACTACTGACTAACAACTTACTCCCCTATGAGTTAACTTTGGCACAACCGTACCaactgttcagaaaaaaaaataacatggtGTACTAAAGAATTTTGTTGACTGGTATTATTTCACTGGACACATTAATCGCAGTTGGAATTTAGACTATTTTCTAACTTTCCAGATACAACATAATGTCTTTAAGTATTGAGCAAAGGACAAACGGAGTGTGTAATCTCCAGAATACATCCCCAGGTCAAATGCATACCATTTCATTTACACAAccagaaataagaaaatatcaCCTAACTAAACTGAATAAATCAAATCATCTAATCCGACCTGTATACAATTTTAACTTTTCTGAATGATTTAGAGGAAAtagtaaaactgaaaacacacctcAAAAAGTTTGTATTGTTACTACACAAGGTATCTATccattatattattatgaaaaatgtatgtCTCATGCAGTTTCCTGTTACATTGTTGCAATCTGTCTCACAATTTCTTGTGTTATTTcctttttataaataaagcttttgGATTCAGCTGGAGTCATGTCTGCCCTGTATTAGCACAAGGTGGGATGGGTTGAGTCTAAcacaaggaaaaggaaaggattATGCAAGAATATTCACTGTTCAAGAGCGGACAGCCTGGCCTCTGTACCAGCCAACACCAATGTCCATGTACACACAGTTCAAAAACACTTCCAGGTGCCGTCTCAGAGCTACACAGCGGAAGACAGTCGACTGACACTTTTGTTATGTGAGATCAGATCTAAAAAATTATGTCATTTATAAAATACACATAGGTAAATCCAGTTTTGTATGCAATGTCTCCCTCAAGTGGGGAAAGAGGGGGTTTACGcgagacaaaaaaggaaaaagagttGGGACAAAGAAGACTGTTGTCATAAAAACCATGGTATACGAGTTGAAAAAAGTTAGCCACAGAATATTTTGTCTTCTCAGATATACTGATCTGATTATGTTTTAAAGGTGTAAGAAAGTTTGTAGAGTGAATGATAACAACATAAAGATTTTAACACTGTTTTGAGTCTGAGATTGATTTTGGAAACCACTATTAGACATACCTCAAAATTGACCGCATGAAATGGAGATGCAGATGACTAGAGTGAAGTGAATTTGGGAACATACAGCACACAACATACTACATATCACAACAGTTTTGTCCATTGATTTTGATATCACTCCATCTTAAACAACTACCCACATTTGCTGGTGTTTCTTTATGTAAATAATACTGAACAACAGCATGGTCAGTAATTCAGCCCACAAGCAACCATAATGCTAACTACAAGCTCTCCCTGctagaggaggaggtggtgtaGATGAGATGATGCGGATGAGATTCCATATACAGATTCCATATTCCCACATGTGGGAATCTTAACTTTAAAAGTCAGAGAAAAGATCAAAAACACATAGAACACAACACAACTGATATTCCTGCTGGTGCCCCCTTCTGTTGGAGGACTGTTGTATTCGACTGCATTGGTTTCAGCTACCAGTGTACCTTAAAAACTTGCAAAtgattataattatatatacacactgtaACTCTCTGTATATGGttaacagtaagaaaaaaaaattgctataAAATTAAGTTCACACATGTAACACCGCAGAAGGCAGAGCATTTGATGAAATTTTGGAGAAGCACAAGGACCCTGGCACAGCAGGATGCTCAAGCACTTTTGACCAAGTGTAGGTATGTTTTACTGAGAAAGCAACTGCAGCCTCAGGGGAACCATTTCAGTACTGGCCAGTCAGACTTGAGTTTACTTGCTCTGTTGCTACGATCTTGGAATTCATCTGAAaccaagcaacagaaaaatcagAGAATGTTGTGCCCACATCGGTAACTCCAGGAAACAACTGAACTAATAGGACTCAACATGAGCTGACTAAATTCTACACCaaaaatttaaacacaaaaccaaTCCAAAGAAATTTGCAAACTGCAAAAGACATATCCATAAACAGGAAAATGAGCACAAGACACCCACAAGTTACCACTCAAACTGACTTAATGATACCTCTCTTACACAACTCTTTATTGTAGGACTGTTGTATTCAACTGCATTAATTTCAGggagaaacaggcaacagaaaaaaaaaaatcagacaacgTTGTGCCCACATCGTCACAGCAACCCATCTCCAACATAACATCTGGGATGAAGCTGCATCCCTCCAGAgtacatgaaaagactgaacccCTAGAAATCAAAACTAGCTGACCCAACTCTACACCAAGACTTTATacacaaagtcaatgcaaagaaaattataaacTACAAAAGACATTCCCATAACACTGACCAGGAGACAATCAAAAGTTACCACTCCAGCTCCCACTCAACTTTactttcaacacattatcaggggagagcgcgaacgcagtcccccactaccagaaattatgcagtcgagattcccacatttggggaattcgcaggggtcagcacaaccggagtgcaatggctgagcctcgccctgggtgaaccaccttcttgatcatggtatctcccctgccaggtaagtatgagTTGTACAGCTCAGAGACAGTGGAGTCttccacagacaaatcactCTGACTTGCGGTGCTGAAAATCCACGCTTATCCAAACCAGTGTCTATGAAAAGGTTTTTGGATCTGCTgtgatataatataataaaggCTTTGTACtaacactgacaaaaattatttacattttactagaCAAATGATGGCTACAGTTCCCATCATGCAATGCTGTactaacacacaaaaggctAATCTGAAATGACCAGTTGTGTCTATTTTACCCCCAACAAATGAGTGACAGCCCTAGAGCTGGTTCAAATGTGCCACAGCTAAATCACACTGTAATCTGAAGTTGTTTGAGCCACCTTTAAAAGCCAgagaacataataaaaacatataaaacacgttttttcccctcaaaccaCAACCACTTCCTGTGACTCTGTTTACCGATGGGAGGGAACTCGGATTGCTGCTAGTGCCCTCTACTGTTCTGGAGTAgagttgttttactgaacaggATTTGGACATGCTGcagacagtgaggaaaaaaagcttGGCAGCACTTAAAATGACCATGCAGTTGAAATAATAACTTACTCAACTCTTTATTGTACGGCTGTTGTATTCAACTACATTACTTTCAGGGGGAAGCAGGCAACAGAAAACCAGAGAATGTTATGCCCACATCGTCACAGCAACCCATCTCCAACATAACATCTGGGATGAAGTTGCATCCCTCcagagaacatgaaaacactgaacccCTAGAAATCAAAAGGAGCTGACCCAACTCTACACCAAGACTTTATacacaaagtcaatgcaaagaaaactgcaaactaCAAAAGACATTCCCATAACACTGACCAGGAGATAATCAAAACTTACTACTCAACTTTactttcaacacattatcaggggagagcgcgaacgcagtcccccactaccagaaattatgcagtcgagattcccacatttggggaattcgcaggggtcagcacaaccggagtgcaatggctgagcctcgccctgggtgaaccaccttcttgatcatggtatctcccctgccaggtaagtatgagTTGTACAGCTCAGGGACAGTGGAGTCttccacagacaaatcactCTGACTTACGGTGCTTAAAATCCATGCTTACCAAAACCAGTGTCCATAGAAATGCTTTTTGGATCTGCAGTGatataataaagcttttacacGAATACTggcaaaattatttacattttactagaCAAATGATGGCTACAGTTCCCATCGTGCAATGCTGTactaacacacaaaaggctAATCTGAAATGACCAGTTGTGTCTACTTTACCCCCAACAAATGAGTGACAGCCCTAGAGCTGGTTCAAATGTGCCACAGCTAAATCACACTGTAATCTGAAGTTGTTTGAGCCACCTTTAAAAGCCAgagaacataataaaaacatataaaacacgttttttcccctcaaaccaCAACCACTTCCTGTGAGTCTGTCCACTGATGGGAGGGAACTCATATTCCTGCTAGTGCCCCCTACTGTTCTTTAGCAgagttgttttactgaacaggATTTGGACATGCTGCAGACAGTTAGGCAAACAAGTTTAAACGACCATGGAGTTGAAACAATACCTCTCTTACACAACTCTTTATTGTAGGACTGTTGTTTTCAACTGCATTACTTTCAGggagaaacaggcaacagaaaaaaaaaaaatcagacaacgTTGTGCCCACATCGCCACAGCAACCCATCTCCAACATAACATCTGGGATGAAGCTGCATCCCTCCAGAgcacatgaaaagactgaacccCTAGAAAGCAAAATGAGCTGACCCAACTCTACACCAAGACTTTATACACAAAGTCAATGCAAGAAAATTATAAACTACAAAAGACATTCCCATAACACTGACCAGGAGATAATCAAAAGTTACCACTCCAGCTCCCACTCAATTTCactttcaacacattatcaggggagagcgcgaacgcagtcccccactaccagaaattatgcagtcgagattcccacatttggggaattcgcaggggtcagcacaaccggagtgcaatggctgagcctcgccctgggtgaaccaccttcttgatcatggtatctcccctgccaggtaagtatgagTTGTACAGCTCAGGGACAGTGGAGTCttccacagacaaatcactCTGACTTACGGTGCTTAAAATCCACGCTTATCAAAACCAGTGTCTATGGAAAGGTTTTTGGATCTGCCgtgatataatataataaaggCTTTGTACtaacactgacaaaaattatttacattttactagaCAAATGATGGCTACAGTTCCCATCATGCAATGCTGTACTACCACACAAAAGGCTAATCTGAAATGACCAGTTGTGTCTATTTTACTCCCAACAAATGAGTGACAGCCCTAGAGCTGGTTCAAATGTGCCACAGCTAAATCACACTGTAATCTGAAGTTGTTTGAGCCACCTTTAAAAGCCAgagaacataataaaaacatataaaacacgttttttcccctcaaaccaCAACCACTTCCTGTGACTCTGTTCACCGATGGGAGGGAACTCGAATTGCTGCTAGTGCCCTCTACTGTTCTGGAGTAgagttgttttactgaacaggATTTGGACATGCTGtagacagtgagaaaaaaaagtttggcaGCACTTAAAATGACCATGCAGTTGAAATAATAACTTACTCAACTCTTTATTGTACGGCTGTTGTATTCAACTGCATTACTTTCAGGGGGAAGCAGGCAACAGAAAACCAGAGAATGTTATGCTCACATTGTTACAGCAACCCATCTCCAACATAACATCTGGGATGAAGCTGCATCCCTCCAGAgtacatgaaaagactgaacccCTAGAAATCAAAACTAGCTGACCCAACTCTACACCAAGACTTTATacacaaagtcaatgcaaagaaaattataaacTACAAAAGACATTCCCATAACACTGACCAGGAGATAATCAAAAGCTACCACTCCAGCTCCCACTCAACTTTactttcaacacattatcaggggagagcgcgaacgcagtcccccactaccagaaattatgcagtcgagattcccacatttggggaattcgcaggggtcagcacaaccggagtgcaatggctgagcctcgccctgggtgaaccaccttcttgatcatggtatctcccctgccaggtaagtatgagTTGTACAGCTCAGGGACAGTGGAGTCttccacagacaaatcactCTGACTTGCGGTGCTTAAAATCCATGCTAACCAAAACCAGTGTCCATAGAAATGCTTTTTGGATCTGCAGTGatataataaagcttttacacGAATACTggcaaaattatttacattttactagaCAAATGATGGCTACAGTTCCCATCGTGCAATGCTGTactaacacacaaaaggctAATCTGAAATGACCAGTTGTGTCTATTTTACCCCCAACAAATGAGTGACAGCCCTAGAGCTGGTTCAAATGTGCCACAGCTAAACCACACTGTAATCTGAAGTTGTTTGAGCCACCTTTAAAAGCCAgagaacataataaaaacatataaaacacgttttttcccctcaaaccaCAACCACTTCCTGTGAGTCTGTCCACTGATGGGAGGGAACTCATATTCCTGCTAGTGCCCCCTACTGTTCTTTAGTAgagttgttttactgaacaggATTTGGACATGCTGTAGACAGTTAGGCAAACAAGTTTAAACGACCATGGAGTTGAAACAATACCTCTCTTACACAACTCTTTATTGTAGGACTGTTGTATTCAACTGCATTACTTTCAGggagaaacaggcaacagaaaaaaaaaaaatcaggcaaCGTTGTGCCCACATCGTCACAGCAACCCATCTCCAACATAACATCTGGGATGAAGCTGCAT
This window harbors:
- the tmem88b gene encoding transmembrane protein 88 b, whose protein sequence is MSMTGTLEKGAHHQALDLSEELPPHHHHHHQINQHQHLQHSNSLASTTAMGGGRETPSRVVVPPPYSAAESGGGGSEGPLELRGTLDCWACSVLVTAQNLIIATINACLAGLVFGTILTPATVMVVFGFLCHSTVRPHGTTPYCSDLLTDGGCVALLVVGFLLVTPLLVLALAAYCRLARHLQLGLCFIPYSRAVYKNLPATQHRGLGTGCCGGRDGTNGSGKGKVWV